CTTCCTCATCCTCTTTATCATCTCCTCCTGTGAGGAGTTCCTTACGGGCTAAAATTAACCATTCCTTATCCTGCAGGGGAACCAGCAATACATCATTCTCGAAATAACTGCGCAGCAGCTTCATTAAGGAGCGATACGTCATTTGCGGATTATGAACATTCTCGCTTACCAGCATGAAGGGAATCATATCCCCGAACAGCCGGCCCTTCAGTGAGATTTCATCCGGGATCTCCGCATCATCCTTCTCCTGCTCCAGTTGAGCGTTCAGCCATCCGCTAAGCTGCCGTGCCTCCATCTCTCCTTCTTCCTTGAAGCCAGTTGCCTTAAGTGCTGCCGCAAAATTGCGCCCGGCATAATTCACCAGCTCCAGCTCCAGCGGTGACAGCCCTTCTGTCTCCACCCATACTGCTGTAACACGGCCATCATTCTCATACAGGGGAAGCCACAGATAACCCTCATGAATGACCGGCAGTTCCTGATTCTTATCCGTACCTATGCCAAAAAGTGAAGCGGAATGCTGCCTGCCCAGCTGCTTGATTCCGGTCCTCTTTCCGGTGAGTTGCTCCAATTTTTGACGCAAACCCTCACTATCCATCATCACCATTCTCCACCACTTTTGCTTTTTTCGCTTATTTTATCATATTTTGCTGTAAAATGCGGAATTTGCGCTTACGAGCATACTTGAATCATGAATCAAAATACAAAAAAAGCCACCACCCTAAAGTGATGACCGTTTGACTTAAGATGAGCCATGAAGGACTCGAACCTTCGACACCCTGATTAAAAGTCAGGTGCTCTACCAACTGAGCTAATGGCTCCTAAAAAGGGATGGAGGCTGATGGATTCGAACCACCGAACACGTACGTGAGCAGATTTACAGTCTGATGCGTTTGGCCACTTCGCTAAGCCTCCATATATGGTGGCGCGGGAGGGAATCGAACCCCCGACACAAGGATTTTCAGTCCTTTGCTCTACCGACTGAGCTACCGAGCCATGAAAAAAAGCCTAAAAACAAAAAAATGGCGGAACCGACGGGATTCGAACCCGCGATCTCCTGCGTGACAGGCAGGCATGTTAGGCCAACTACACCACGGTTCCACAATTTGCTCTTAAAAATGGTGCCGGCGAGAGGACTTGAACCCCCAACCTACTGATTACAAGTCAGTTGCTCTACCAGTTGAGCTACACCGGCACGGTGTAAGGTATTAGAACTTCAAAGAATAAAAATGGTGGAGGCTGAGGGGTTCGAACCCCCGACCCTCTGCTTGTAAGGCAGATGCTCTCCCAGCTGAGCTAAGCCTCCGGGTATGTATGGTAGCGGCAGAGGGGATCGAACCCCCGACCTCACGGGTATGAACCGTACGCTCTAGCCAGCTGAGCTACGCCGCCACACTACAAGTATTGGATTTATAATGGCGGAGAGAGAGGGATTCGAACCCTCGCACCGCTTACGCAGTCTAACCCCTTAGCAGAGGGTCCCCTTATAGCCACTTGGGTATCTCTCCAAATTAATGGTAGCCATGTAAATCCGCACAGGAATTTAATTCCTGAAAACTGAATCCGAAACGAATCTGCGTTGTAGATTTTGGATAAGCCCTCGACCGATTAGTATTGGTCAGCTCCATGCATTGCTGCACTTCCACCTCCAACCTATCTACCTCGTCGTCTTCAAGGGGTCTTACATACTGGGAAATCTCATCTTGAGGGGGGCTTCACGCTTAGATGCTTTCAGCGCTTATCCCGTCCGTACGTAGCTACTCAGCCATGCTCCTGGCGGAACAACTGATGCACCAGCGGTACGTCCATCCCGGTCCTCTCGTACTAAGGACAGCTCCTCTCAAATTTCCTGCGCCCACGACAGATAGGGACCGAACTGTCTCACGACGTTCTGAACCCAGCTCGCGTACCGCTTTAATGGGCGAACAGCCCAACCCTTGGGACCTACTTCAGCCCCAGGATGCGATGAGCCGACATCGAGGTGCCAAACCTCCCCGTCGATGTGGACTCTTGGGGGAGATAAGCCTGTTATCCCCAGGGTAGCTTTTATCCGTTGAGCGATGGCCCTTCCATGCGGTACCACCGGATCACTAAGTCCGACTTTCGTCCCTGCTCGACTTGTAGGTCTCGCAGTCAAGCTCCCTTATGCCTTTGCACTCTGCGAATGATTTCCAACCATTCTGAGGGAACCTTTGAACGCCTCCGTTACTCTTTAGGAGGCGACCGCCCCAGTCAAACTGCCCGCCTGACACGGTCCCCGTACCCGATGAGGGCACTAGGTTAGAACCTAGATACGATCAG
The sequence above is a segment of the Paenibacillus sp. FSL R7-0204 genome. Coding sequences within it:
- a CDS encoding PucR family transcriptional regulator yields the protein MMDSEGLRQKLEQLTGKRTGIKQLGRQHSASLFGIGTDKNQELPVIHEGYLWLPLYENDGRVTAVWVETEGLSPLELELVNYAGRNFAAALKATGFKEEGEMEARQLSGWLNAQLEQEKDDAEIPDEISLKGRLFGDMIPFMLVSENVHNPQMTYRSLMKLLRSYFENDVLLVPLQDKEWLILARKELLTGGDDKEDEEESAEDLLSQTSMGLHELIASEWVGVFHLAVSPAIIPVKGLTGAVALLRETILLGRIFQVGDYIHLPWELHMERLVNSIPDDRRRQLLGQIGDYTAVLADKEMLLTLETFFEMDCNVSETAKKLYIHRNTLLYRLDKIKQETGADVRSFGDAAIVKLAMLLYKVTKRK